Proteins encoded in a region of the Paramagnetospirillum magneticum AMB-1 genome:
- the nuoK gene encoding NADH-quinone oxidoreductase subunit NuoK, with product MFEIGLSHYLAVAAILFTLGVMGIFLNRKNVIIIMMSVELMLLAVNINFVAFSSYLNDLVGQVFTMFVLTVAAAEAAIGLAIVVVFFRNRGTIAVEEISQLKG from the coding sequence ATGTTCGAGATCGGTCTGTCCCACTATCTGGCGGTGGCCGCCATCCTGTTCACGCTGGGCGTGATGGGCATCTTCCTGAACCGCAAGAACGTCATCATCATCATGATGTCGGTCGAGCTGATGCTGCTGGCCGTCAACATCAACTTTGTGGCGTTCTCGTCCTATCTGAACGATCTGGTCGGTCAGGTGTTCACCATGTTCGTCCTGACCGTTGCCGCGGCGGAAGCCGCCATCGGCCTGGCCATCGTCGTTGTCTTCTTCCGTAACCGCGGCACCATCGCGGTGGAAGAAATCAGC